In Streptomyces sp. TS71-3, the following proteins share a genomic window:
- a CDS encoding LysR family transcriptional regulator — MDPHLLRTYVTVARLASFSAAARELGYTQSAVSQHIAALEQDLGVPLLGRRPVAPTPAGERLLEHAGGLLLRLDAARADVVRMAGAPEQGLTLAATPTALRRATLELLPAAGVTLLVLPREKVPAVVATGTADLGLVDGLAAPTDPLRLPDVAPLTARGAGEEPVSVLLPAGHPLAGRAGLRLGDLVDARWLDAPGTALPLAQLRAANGTGGFRPALRYDGTDLRTLTDLAAAGHGLALLPGSAAQDAPGTVAVPLTDPPLVHRTELLHGAAPQGPARALAERLARGAQG; from the coding sequence ATGGACCCGCACCTGCTGCGCACCTACGTCACCGTGGCCCGGCTCGCCTCCTTCTCGGCGGCGGCCCGCGAACTCGGCTACACCCAGTCCGCGGTGTCCCAGCACATCGCCGCGCTGGAGCAGGACCTGGGCGTGCCGCTGCTCGGCCGCCGCCCGGTGGCCCCGACCCCGGCGGGCGAACGGCTGCTGGAGCACGCCGGCGGGCTGCTGCTGCGGCTCGACGCAGCCCGCGCCGACGTCGTGCGGATGGCCGGCGCCCCGGAGCAGGGCCTCACCCTGGCCGCCACCCCCACCGCCCTGCGCCGCGCCACCCTGGAGCTGCTGCCCGCAGCCGGTGTGACGCTGCTGGTGCTGCCCCGCGAGAAGGTCCCCGCTGTGGTCGCCACCGGGACCGCGGACCTCGGCCTCGTGGACGGGCTCGCCGCACCGACCGACCCGTTGCGGCTGCCCGACGTCGCCCCGCTCACCGCGCGGGGCGCGGGCGAGGAGCCGGTGAGCGTGCTGCTGCCCGCCGGCCATCCGCTGGCCGGGCGCGCGGGCCTGCGGCTCGGCGACCTCGTCGACGCCCGGTGGCTGGACGCGCCCGGCACCGCCCTGCCGCTCGCCCAGCTCAGGGCGGCGAACGGCACCGGCGGCTTCCGGCCCGCCCTCCGGTACGACGGCACCGACCTGCGCACCCTCACCGACCTGGCCGCCGCAGGCCACGGCCTGGCCCTGCTGCCCGGCTCGGCCGCCCAGGACGCGCCCGGCACCGTCGCCGTCCCCCTTACGGACCCACCACTCGTGCACCGGACGGAACTGCTGCACGGGGCCGCACCACAGGGCCCGGCCCGGGCGCTGGCGGAGCGGCTCGCGCGCGGGGCGCAGGGGTAG
- a CDS encoding VOC family protein: MRREDLPAPEAGIVLTHFLTVSDVPRSRAFYSEVLGGEVVLDENPCIVKLANGWIIMNPGGGGTPDKPDVTLHPPTDPGTATSFLNIRVADIEACHREWSAKGAEFLTPPIDRGPEIRCYMRDPDGYLIEVGQASGMLHGVFADPPAGTTG, translated from the coding sequence ATGCGCCGTGAGGATCTGCCGGCCCCGGAGGCCGGGATAGTGCTCACCCACTTCCTGACCGTGTCCGACGTGCCCCGTTCGCGGGCGTTCTACTCGGAGGTGCTGGGCGGTGAGGTGGTGCTCGACGAGAACCCGTGCATCGTGAAGCTCGCCAACGGCTGGATCATCATGAACCCGGGCGGCGGCGGCACCCCGGACAAGCCGGATGTCACGCTGCACCCGCCGACCGACCCGGGGACGGCGACGAGCTTCCTGAACATCCGGGTGGCCGACATCGAGGCCTGCCACCGGGAGTGGAGTGCCAAGGGCGCCGAGTTCCTCACCCCGCCGATCGACCGCGGGCCCGAGATCCGCTGCTACATGCGCGACCCCGACGGCTATCTGATCGAGGTGGGCCAGGCCAGCGGCATGCTGCACGGCGTCTTCGCCGACCCGCCGGCGGGCACCACCGGCTGA
- a CDS encoding aminopeptidase P family protein: protein MTERPATPAPFTTDDYRARMARAATAAADAGLAGLLVAPGPDLVWLTGYRPTSASERLTLLVLAPGHDPVLVVPTLEAGDAERAPGAPALTLRDWTDGQDPYAAAVPLLAGGGRYAVSDDTWAVHLLGLERRAPSSTSFTALGEALPMLRAVKDTAELDRLAAAGAAADAAYEKIKNVRFAGRRETDIAADLAALLREFGHAQVDFTVVGSGPNGADPHHEADDRVIADGDMVVLDFGGLKHGYGSDTTRTVHVGEPTAEERRVHEVVREAQERAVRAVRPGPTCQDVDRVARETIIEAGYGDRFIHRTGHGIGVTTHEPPYMVEGELQPLVPGMCFSVEPGIYLPGRFGVRIEDIVTVTDDGVRRLNTTSRELAIVQ, encoded by the coding sequence ATGACCGAGCGCCCCGCAACCCCCGCGCCGTTCACCACCGACGACTACCGCGCCCGGATGGCCCGCGCCGCCACGGCCGCCGCCGACGCGGGCCTGGCCGGACTCCTGGTCGCCCCCGGCCCCGACCTCGTCTGGCTCACCGGCTACCGGCCGACGTCCGCCAGCGAACGGCTCACCCTGCTGGTGCTCGCCCCCGGCCACGACCCGGTGCTCGTGGTGCCCACCCTGGAGGCCGGAGACGCCGAGCGCGCCCCCGGCGCTCCCGCGCTCACCCTCCGGGACTGGACCGACGGCCAGGACCCCTACGCCGCCGCTGTGCCCCTGCTCGCAGGCGGCGGCCGGTATGCCGTCAGCGACGACACCTGGGCCGTCCACCTGCTCGGCCTGGAACGGCGGGCCCCCTCCAGCACCTCCTTCACCGCGCTCGGCGAGGCCCTGCCCATGCTGCGCGCCGTCAAGGACACCGCCGAACTGGACCGCCTCGCCGCCGCGGGCGCCGCCGCCGACGCCGCGTACGAGAAGATCAAGAACGTCCGCTTCGCGGGCCGCAGGGAGACCGACATCGCCGCCGACCTGGCCGCCCTGCTCCGTGAGTTCGGGCATGCGCAGGTGGACTTCACGGTGGTCGGCTCGGGCCCCAACGGCGCCGATCCGCACCACGAGGCGGACGACCGCGTGATCGCCGACGGCGACATGGTCGTCCTCGACTTCGGCGGCCTGAAGCACGGCTACGGCTCCGACACCACCCGCACGGTGCACGTGGGCGAGCCGACGGCGGAGGAGCGGCGGGTGCACGAGGTGGTGCGCGAGGCGCAGGAGCGCGCGGTGCGGGCCGTGCGGCCCGGCCCCACCTGCCAGGACGTCGACCGGGTGGCCCGGGAGACAATCATCGAGGCCGGTTACGGGGACCGTTTCATCCACCGCACCGGGCACGGCATCGGAGTCACCACGCACGAACCGCCGTACATGGTCGAGGGCGAGCTCCAGCCCCTCGTCCCCGGCATGTGCTTCTCCGTCGAACCGGGCATCTACCTGCCCGGCCGCTTCGGCGTGCGCATCGAGGACATCGTGACGGTCACGGACGACGGCGTCCGGCGTCTCAACACCACGTCTCGGGAGCTCGCGATCGTGCAGTGA
- a CDS encoding aldo/keto reductase, with product MEQRFLGSTGLRVSELCLGAMTFGRDADEAASHRMLDAFVAAGGTFVDTADVYGHGVSEEILGRWLKGRRRDDLVIATKVFGSMGEAPNASGLSRGHILSAVEASLRRLGTDHIDLYQTHVWDATTPIEETLSTLDTLVTSGKVRYLGASNLSPTQLQKSLFVAREHAWEPYVCVQPLYNLLARTIEWELLPLCAAEGVGVIPWSPLGGGWLSGKYRRGMSSPPAGSRVAERGRARGRGSWHDRDNEETWRVVDAVLAVAEESGRSPAQVALRWLLRQPGVTAPIIGARSVEQLTDNLGAVGWELTDTQARRLTEAGRTAPPYPYDVLHRHRDREPRED from the coding sequence ATGGAGCAGCGATTCCTCGGGAGCACCGGACTGCGGGTCAGCGAGCTGTGCCTGGGCGCGATGACGTTCGGCAGGGACGCCGACGAGGCGGCCTCCCACCGGATGCTCGACGCGTTCGTGGCGGCGGGCGGCACGTTCGTCGACACGGCGGACGTCTACGGGCACGGGGTCTCCGAAGAGATCCTCGGCCGCTGGCTGAAGGGCCGCAGGCGTGACGACCTGGTGATCGCCACCAAGGTGTTCGGCTCGATGGGCGAGGCCCCGAACGCCTCGGGCCTGTCGCGGGGGCACATCCTGTCAGCGGTGGAGGCGAGCCTGCGGCGGCTCGGCACCGACCACATCGACCTCTACCAGACCCACGTCTGGGACGCGACCACTCCGATCGAGGAGACCCTGTCGACGCTGGACACCCTCGTCACCTCCGGCAAGGTCCGCTACCTGGGCGCGAGCAACCTCTCCCCCACGCAGTTGCAGAAGTCGCTCTTCGTGGCGCGGGAGCACGCGTGGGAGCCGTACGTCTGCGTGCAGCCGCTGTACAACCTCCTGGCGCGCACGATCGAGTGGGAGCTGCTGCCGCTCTGCGCAGCCGAGGGCGTGGGCGTGATCCCGTGGAGCCCGCTGGGCGGCGGCTGGCTGAGCGGCAAGTACCGGCGCGGGATGTCCTCCCCGCCGGCCGGCTCCCGCGTGGCCGAGCGCGGGCGCGCCCGGGGCCGCGGGAGCTGGCACGACCGGGACAACGAGGAGACCTGGCGGGTCGTCGACGCGGTCCTCGCGGTCGCCGAGGAGTCCGGCCGCAGCCCGGCGCAGGTCGCCCTGCGGTGGCTGCTGCGGCAGCCCGGGGTGACCGCGCCGATCATCGGGGCGCGGTCCGTGGAGCAGCTCACGGACAACCTCGGCGCGGTCGGCTGGGAGCTGACGGACACGCAGGCGCGGCGGCTGACGGAGGCGGGCCGGACGGCGCCGCCGTACCCGTACGACGTGCTGCACCGGCACCGCGACCGGGAGCCGCGCGAGGACTGA